Proteins co-encoded in one Aspergillus fumigatus Af293 chromosome 6, whole genome shotgun sequence genomic window:
- a CDS encoding pre-rRNA-processing protein PNO1: MPAPTALLRKSDEPLSAEEPSLTFSSERDDEILIDAQASGQGEAPSPIPTESAQHSDMRIDEESRPVFTPITDAGTVLRVETRKVPVPPHRMTPLKANWPKIYPPLVEHLKLQVRMNIKNRAVELRTSKFTTDTGALQKGEDFVKAFTLGFDVDDAIALLRLDDLYIRSFEIRDVKASLNGEHLSRAIGRIAGKDGKTKFAIENASRTRVVLQGTKVTILGRFRDLGIAQEAIVSLILGSPPGKVYGNLRKVASRMKERF; encoded by the exons ATGCCAGCACCGACAGCGCTTCTTCGAAAGTCTGATGAGCCACTCTCGGCCGAAGAGCCGTCTTTGACTTTTTCTTCAG AGCGAGACGATGAGATTTTGATAGATGCTCAAGCATCCGGCCAGGGAGAAGCACCATCTCCGATTCCCACGGAATCCGCCCAGCACAGCGACATGCGCATTGATGAAGAGAGCCGGCCAGTGTTTACACCAATAACGGATGCCGGGACCGTACTGCGAGTTGAAACGCGAAAGGtgccagttcctcctcacCGTATGACACCCTTAAAGGCAAATTGGCCTAAGATCTACCCGCCCCTGGTTGAGCATCTCAAACTACAAGTGCGAATGAACATCAAGAACCGAGCGGTCGAACTGCGTACCTCTAAATTCACCACCGACACAGGAGCGTTACAGAAAGGCGAAGATTTTGTAAAGGCATTCACACTTGGATTCGATGTCGACGATGCCATTGCCTTATTGAGGCTTGATGACCTGTATATTCGCTCATTTGAGATCCGTGATGTCAAGGCTTCGTTGAACGGAGAACATCTTAGTCGCGCTATTGGGCGAATTGCGGGCAAGGATGGAAAGACCAAGTTTGCCATCGAAAACGCAAGCCGAACACGGGTCGTGCTTCAGGGCACAAAGGTTACCATTTTGGGCAGATTCAGAGATTTGGGAATCGCCCAAGAAGCCATTGTTTCTCTGATCTTGGGCAGTCCTCCG GGTAAGGTGTATGGAAACCTGCGTAAAGTGGCGTCTCGTATGAAGGAGCGATTTTGA
- the prs3 gene encoding proteasome core particle subunit beta 6: MASVIAHDPQSEAIGYSFAQQSSTAVREHSFYPYTDNGGSTLGITGSDFAILAGDTRSVAGYNINSRYVPKVFKIGGDAETGEGAHILLSVVGFAADGQALKERLDAVVRMYKYQHGKPMSVRACAQRLSTILYQKRFFPYYVHAILAGLDEEGKGALYSYDPVGSYEREQCRAAGSAASLIMPFLDNQVNFKNQYIPGSGEGHALEPKKAEPLPRATVEQLVRDAFTSAVERHIEVGDGLQMMVITQRGIEEIYTPLKKD; the protein is encoded by the exons atggcCTCGGTCATCGCTCACGACCCTCAAAGTGAGGCTATCGGATATTCCTTTGCTCAGCAAAGCAGCACCGCAGTCAGAGAACACTCATTCTACCC TTATACCGACAATGGCGGCTCTACCCTAGGAATCACAGGATCCGATTTTGCGATTCTAGCGGGTGATACCCGTTCTGTTGCCGGTTACAACATTAATTCTCGCTACGTTCCCAAGGTTTTCAAGATTGGAGGTGATGCCGAGACAGGGGAGGGTGCCCACATTCTGCTCTCGGTCGTGGGTTTCGCTGCAGATGGTCAAGCACTCAAGGAGCGGCTAGATGCGGTGGTAAGGATGTACAAGTACCAGCATGGAAAGCCCATGTCTGTACGAGCTTGTGCTCAACGCCTATCGACTATTCTATACCAGAAGCGCTTCTTCCCTTACTACGTCCATGCAATCCTTGCGGGCTTGgatgaagaaggcaaaggggCGTTGTACAGCTACGATCCAGTCGGCTCGTACGAAAGGGAGCAATGCCGAGCAGCAGGGTCGGCAGCGAGCTTGATTATGCCTTTTTTGGACAATCAAGTTAATTTCAAGAATCAGTACATCCCAGGCAGCGGGGAAGGACATGCCCTTGAACCCAAGAAGGCAGAGCCATTACCAAGGGCGACAGTCGAACAACTAGTTCGGGACGCATTCACTAGTGCTGTTGAGAGACATATCGAAGTCGGAGATGGTTTACAGATGATGGTGATCACCCAGAGAGGGATAGAGGAGATTTATACACCTTTGAAGAAAGACTAG
- a CDS encoding mitochondrial distribution and morphology protein has translation MFSLYFSLWNSSPECDGIMSFNFGRRLYTSIWDTAHPLLVRELRNSRMTFFFESPSTGNWFRRFLFNTHARKISSLPPRTRHITKRFASGSFFMLGISPSPCAVEAGTSCAISPEKFVSQSHLLDRKFVCASLYTWKRGLHTTKDDDGLKSEQSNELLTNDSNTSPSPSRETADSDTRSGTMKSQEEHIEGFTSRHIMNRLPHMSHLHRPTKEELLAAANGFWSRLKVRFKWFSIRSVRPFNFDEITALFSWVLLGHVVWIVLGTTTFFSLLIIAINTVLAQETLAGWVGNYLTKSSGVKVVFESAIVPKWKDGVITFKNVFVSRRPGQGTGHVSKGSSKTAAAVAAAAALSGSSSPEPFSDQQSIPDEEDTNYTQFDLSIETVNVTLSFTKWINGKGLLRDVEVKGIRGVVDRRSVHWSDDHLDPKSYRHEHHPGDFEIDSFKMSDVLVTVYQPGNFRPFSVSIFSCDLPQLRKQWLLYDFMSANMMTGSFDNSLFTIHPRQSHSFASAEMDNKIEADGKPSTWKKHSRIRIDGLNIDHLNRGVQGPFSWIYEGTVDIVADIMFPAENDESLAQVMAGLYDRLEATVISNQYQEPDSRRQPGMDGTASSDDKRFLVTDLRLQLNNVRAVVPLFNRDLSYINNALIRPIVAYINSRRTFIPIHCRLVKRLADFDGSWTTFDSGLMDDLSAAVYDAFARDVVDEQARKRRFKKVGFWSLQLAAQAIFMGMAGNIA, from the exons ATGTTTAGTCTCTACTTCTCATTGTGGAACTCAAGCCCAG AATGTGACGGCATCATGTCCTTCAACTTCGGACGCAGGCTGTACACCAGTATCTGGGATACAGCACATCCTCTGCTTGTGCGTGAGCTCCGGAACAGCCGCAtgacctttttctttgaaTCACCGAGCACAGGAAATTGGTTCCGGAGATTTCTGTTCAATACTCATGCACGGAAGATATCATCATTGCCGCCACGGACGAGACATATTACCAAGCGCTTTGCATCTGGTAGCTTCTTTATGCTCGGGATTTCCCCAAGTCCGTGTGCAGTAGAGGCTGGGACGTCTTGCGCAATCAGTCCAGAGAAATTCGTCTCGCAAAGTCACTTACTGGATAGGAAGTTTGTTTGCGCGTCACTTTACACGTGGAAACGGGGTTTGCACACAAcgaaggatgatgatgggttAAAGTCAGAACAATCGAATGAGCTTCTCACCAATGATAGCAATACCTCTCCCTCTCCGTCTCGGGAAACTGCGGATAGCGATACTCGGTCTGGGACCATGAAGTCACAAGAAGAGCATATTGAGGGATTCACAAGCCGGCACATCATGAACCGTCTACCCCACATGTCACATCTGCATCGACCTACGAAAGAAGAATTGCTAGCTGCAGCCAATGGCTTTTGGTCTCGCTTGAAAGTGCGATTCAAGTGGTTCTCTATCCGTAGCGTCCGTCCCTTCAATTTTGATGAGATTACTGCACTTTTTTCATGGGTGCTGCTGGGTCATGTCGTATGGATCGTCCTAGGAACTACCACGTTCTTCTCGCTGTTGATAATCGCAATAAATACGGTGCTGGCTCAAG AAACGTTGGCAGGATGGGTGGGCAATTATCTCACCAAATCATCAGGTGTGAAGGTTGTCTTTGAGTCCGCTATTGTACCTAAATGGAAGGACGGCGTTATAACCTTCAAAAACGTGTTCGTCTCAAGACGCCCGGGACAGGGAACAGGACACGTCAGTAAGGGTTCGTCGAAGACGGCAGCTGCCGtggctgccgctgccgcctTAAGCGGGAGTTCTAGCCCTGAGCCATTTTCGGATCAGCAATCGATACCCGATGAGGAGGACACGAATTACACTCAGTTTGACCTGTCCATTGAGACAGTTAACGTTACATTGTCTTTCACAAAATGGATCAATGGGAAAGGGCTTCTGCGCGATGTCGAAGTCAAAGGAATCCGAGGGGTTGTCGACCGAAGATCTGTTCACTGGTCGGACGACCATTTGGATCCAAAATCTTATCGACACGAACATCATCCTGGGGATTTTGAGATTGACTCATTCAAAATGAGTGATGTCCTTGTTACGGTCTACCAGCCGGGTAACTTCAGACCTTTCTCTGTGAGTATATTCTCATGTGACCTTCCACAACTGAGAAAGCAGTGGCTTCTCTATGACTTCATGTCGGCGAACATGATGACAGGGTCTTTCGACAATTCCTTGTTCACGATTCACCCGCGACAAAGTCACAGCTTTGCGAGTGCCGAGATGGATAACAAAATTGAGGCGGATGGCAAACCCAGCACATGGAAGAAGCACAGCAGGATACGCATCGATGGGCTAAACATCGATCATCTCAATCGGGGGGTACAAGGCCCCTTTTCTTGGATATATGAGGGAACCGTTGATATCGTTGCCGACATCATGTTTCCAGCGGAAAATGATGAAAGTCTGGCGCAAGTAATGGCCGGCCTCTACGACCGGTTAGAAGCAACCGTCATATCCAACCAATATCAGGAACCAGACTCACGCCGTCAACCTGGAATGGATGGTACTGCTTCGAGCGACGATAAACGCTTTTTAGTCACTGATCTACGGCTTCAGTTGAACAACGTTAGGGCAGTGGTGCCTTTGTTTAACCGAGATCTTTCGTACATAAACAACGCGCTGATACGCCCCATTGTGGCCTACATCAATTCGAGACGAACTTTCATTCCCATCCATTGCCGTCTTGTCAAACGACTTGCCGATTTTGACGGTAGTTGGACGACCTTTGACAGCGGGCTCATGGATGACCTTTCGGCCGCG GTATATGACGCATTTGCGCGGGACGTGGTGGATGAGCAAGCGCGCAAACGGCGATTCAAGAAGGTTGGCTTCTGGTCTCTTCAGCTGGCCGCTCAAGCAATATTTATGGGAATGGCGGGAAACATAGCATGA